The Drosophila sechellia strain sech25 chromosome 2R, ASM438219v1, whole genome shotgun sequence nucleotide sequence TTTTTTGACAACAATGGCGTCGGCGGCCATTTTGTTTGCACTCGACACCGCCGACAcccgaaaagtatgcaacactcTGCCGCTGAGTGCCACTGGTGGCTCAATAATGCTGTTTGCACGGATCATTTGGGCTTCGGCGGGCGTAGTTCGCTGCTAAGCTGCAGAGTTTAATAACTAAATTGACTTGGTTCTGGCCTGGCTGTGGCATTCCCTTGGTATTTGTCTTGCGGCTCCTGCCGCACAGCCCCTTGCCccttgccacttgccacttgctccgccagttgccaattgTTTTCCCATTGTAAGCCCTTCTTTGTTGGCGGCTTTATTGCTCGCCCGGCGGAACAAAAAGGTTTGTTTACCGCCAAGGCAAACATCTGCGCGAACACCTTTGTGCGACTTTAACACTCCGCTTGGCTTGCTTGGCGGCTTAGACTCCTGATTGAGGATTACCGGAAAGTTAATGACTCCATTGACACTGATTTCCCCTACTTAATAGGTTCAACTTTGGAGACAGCTTTTGAGCCACTTAATTGAAAGTGATGTGCAGTCTCTTAAAGTTTATGGCACGaaaaaaatgcttaaaaatacatttaggGAAGTTCAACCAAGTATGCCAACAAGAACCACTTTCTTGGAATTTATATTAACAAGCCATACAATGGAATACAAGTATACTAACTAGTGCCATTAGTTTTTCTTGCTATATGTTTTACCTATTTTCTCTCTTGCCCTGAGATATGATATTCTTGAAAGAAGCTTCTTTCTTCTGAGCCTGAATCCTTGAAGCGCAAACAAACTTCCGCATACCATTTACTACTGCATCCTACTACTTCATTTTCTGGCTGCTCCTTTGAGTCCGCATTCCATATGGGCGGCACATGCATGTCGCACAGATCCGAAGGGAGTCAGAGAAAAGTGAGTGGGATTACCTCTTTTCTTGAGATAACCTTTGACTGTGCAACCGACTGTGAAAAATCCCATTTCCAGCGGTAACTCTGCGATGTGCAACTTGCTCCCCGGCTCTTTGTGTGCGTCGTTCATAAGTTAATTACGTCAGCGACTGCAGCGGATGGCAGGCTGTTGGGATACCGGGATGCTGGGATGTCCGGATGTTCCAGTTGCTCCGGCAACtagcaactggcaactggcaagGACAACATCAGTGGGGCAAATTGGATTTGCGCTGCACTCGCAGCTCCGAAATCGCACAGTCCCTTTGAGTCGGCATACGGCCACCATTAAATGCACTCGTGGATACTAATTAGCCGCACGTTCCCATCTATTTGTTGCAGATAAAAATCGGATGAACAGCCCGGCCCTGGGAGGAGCCGGCGGCAGTGGCGGTGACAAGAAGGGCTCCAGCCTCGTGGACGCCGTGGATGTGGCCACCACCAGTGCGGAGGCCAAGCTGAAGCCGCGTTCCAGGTGAGTGCAACACGCGCCTGCTCATTCGGATGGAGTCCCTGGCCAGATCCGGTTCCCGCCTGTCCGCCCCCCTGCTGACCACTTCCACCTGCTTCCATTCCAGATCGCTCATACGCCGTGCATCACGCAAGACCAAGCAGCAAATCAACAACGCATCCGACGACTGCAACGTGCAGTAAACCATTATTTTGGCCGCCAGCGCCGCGCTTAATTATGTTATTTAGTTATTACGAGCATGTTGCCACAATGTGAATTAATAATGGACGCCAGTTAATTAGCGTGCATAAACAAGTGGCGCCGTATTTATGTTCGGTGCACTGAGCTGATTATTCTGATAAAGCTACCCAGCTCGCAAAAACCACTTGCTCAAGGGCACAAAAATTTCGATGAATTTGGCACTCGGCAAAACATTTTATAGTTTGTAAGCACCAGAGCTTCGAAACGATGCCGTCATGACACTGGCCTCAGTCTATAGATATTTCGTAAGCAACTCTGATTAGgtaaatttatatttgattATGAATAGATTTTCTAGCCTATAAGTCgcgaatcaaatcaaatttctTTAACAATACTCATACCTATAGCAAAGGCAAACAATTCTGCGACATTTTAATCCAGTGTCATCGCGGCATAGGAGATAAGGGATTATTCCGACACTGAGCTGACTTGCGAGGCATTGTGCACACAAATCGATTTGAGTTGCGGTCATTAAGGTTGGAAGGGACCaggtttatttaaatttaaaattaacttttatacgacaaacaatttcaattttcgcaAACTTCAGTAGAGCTCTAGGTGCCcgatttgaatttaatttggaTTTCTCCCACGGGAGAAGGCATTTGAAGACTCGTAGTGCCGTTCTCCTCGAAAGGAGTTCCTTTTGATGGCAAAATAATAGCTCAACGCGACTGAGTTCGAGGTTTTTCGTGGCAGGACTAAGTTAAATGCGTTTTCGACTGGCGGATTGTCATATTGTGACAGGTGGCATAGCCTAAGGTACAATCTAGGATACTAATTTATGAATCTCTATCTGCACCCTTTGCCGACACCATGGTTAATATTTGAACGTTCCGTGTACACATCTATATATTAATGCAGCTCCGATAAGGATGTTTGCTTATATTGGCCTGAGCCGAACTTGCTCCTTTCGAGTCCGCGAATCCGAAAGGAATCGCAAGTTTTGCGGAAGTAAGGCAATTTCGCGGGATTCTCCGCGGCTCCAGCCACGTAAAATAACAAGAACTTTGGCAGAGAGCACCGAGCAAATTAACATGCAAAAAACgtaattgtaaaataaatttggtGGAGGGGGAGAGAGGAGGAGAGGAGGGTGCCGAGTGCTTATCAAGGATAATACAGGGTGAACTTCTTATGCCAAAACGCCAAAATGCCAAATCAAATAGCCCACAATGCACATCCTGTTCGCAGGAGGCTTGCGGCAGCGAATAATCGGTAAATCTGTTTTTAATACGCAACTTGTATCCTTTGTAACAAGTTACACTTGCATCTGGGTGGGTTGTGCGTGGGTGTGCTCGCCAGTGTGTGATAAGAGAGTCCTTTGTGTTTGTTCACCGGAATGTGCTTAGCAataagatttatttaaaagacTACGTTTAGGCGGTACCGAGTACGGCGGAGATATCTAAAGGATCTGTAAATGGATGAAATACGGCATATGCAAAGTGAATTGTGATTAAACCAAATACATCTAGacacacgtgtgtgtgtggcactGTGTGCGAGCTGAAAAATGCATGCAAACAATGCACCCAGTGATTGCAGTAATGGATTCCAGCTACTGCAAACACCTGGGCAGGGTCAGAGGCGTCTGAATGCCCCCAAAATCGAATTGAGTATTGTATTCGTCCAAGGAGGATTGTAGTTATACATGCATACTTATGTGCGGCATTATAAACTGCTTACAGAACAGTTACATACGGATACATTTAGTACACATAGTCAGTACCTAAACAAGTTTGTGTGTACAGTTTGGATGTTCGTTTTATAAGTAATACGTTGTTTATACATTGTTACTAGGTGTAGTTATTGACAACAAATCTGCTGACTAGTCGTCGCCACTCGCGTATATCATGAACCAATGGGAACACAAGGGTGCGGAGGCTTCCACCCTATCCGCCCTATCGACGAGGGACCGCGAGATGCTCGATATCTTATCCGACCTACCcgattttaaataaacatattcgTCTACGTAGTTCGATTGATTGAGCGCACTTACACTTACCTACTCTACTGAATCGAAGGATCGTGGCCCATGGACTACACGTAGTCTAGGCAAACCCAAATTAACTCTCTAagtgtgcgtatgtgtgtaATGTACTTGTaactaattgaatttcaattcaaattgaattattgACAATTGTATTAGCCAGTTAAAATAAACCACAATGCGTCCCAGGCATCGGtgtttgaaaatgtttgaTTCCCCTGCATAATGGATTCCGACTCGTTTCGCATTCCGTTTCCATCGCACCAAGGGACCACGGGACCACGGGATCCGGACTCGGATCCGAATCGCCCTGCCCACCGGCGGCTACCAGCCTGGAAAATGGCACAGTGAGCAGTTTGCACtaaatcaattaaaactaGAGCAGCACCGACCGCAGCATCCATTAAAAGTAACTAATGGAATTTCATTCGAATTATATATTGCGATTCCCATAAATTCTGCAATTGCGTAAATGCCGATTGCCGGCTTAAAGCAACcgggctgctgctgatttgaAATTTGCATATGCATATGGGCGGTGGGGTGTTGCATGTCGGGATGGGGCATCTGGGGGCTTGCGAGGAGCAAGCCGTTTTGGCGGTCGCGGCAAACAATAAACAGCTTTGCTAATGAGCTTGCATTATGCGCAATTCTGAATGCAATTTACTGTGCCATtgattttgcaataaattGGCTTAGGCCGTGCGCTCCGCTCGGATCGGAAAATTGCGGGAAACCCCAATTTCCCGCTGGCACGTTTGAGCTTAGAATTATGTTCTTAGAACGGCTTaatgcaaatttcaaattcaaattgcgACGGAAGTGCGGCGCCACCTGGCGGTTACCACGAGCGCGTTCAAACGGCGCCCTCTTGCGGAAATCCCGTGAGCAAAACAGCTGTTTCCAGTCGCTGGTCTTTTTTAGCACATTTATCCATGCTGCGGCGTTGTTTTGGAATGGCCATGAAATATATTGGTAACTTAAGAGAAATAAGCTCCTGCAGCCTCGACTAGCTAACACCTGGCCATGCTCCACAGACATTGGGGCCAACCTGACGGACCCCATGTTCCAGGGCTGCTACGGCGAAACCCAGAAGCACGAGCCCGACCTGCACATCGTCTTGGAGCGCGCGTGGCAACAGGGCCTGCAGAAGATCATCGTCACCGCCGGCTGCCTGAAGGACGTGGATGAGGCACTGGAACTGGCCTCCAAGGATGGTAAGCTGGCATTAAGGATGTTCTCTTTGCACTTTGAGCTATAAATTGCGAATCTCCATTGCGCGTCCCTTTTAATTTCATGATTGAGAATCTTGTGTTTCGTTAGACCTTCTGCTGAATgtccatttttattttactcaACATTCATAGTATTACGAATGTTTTATATCTATTATAAGCTCCCAATTTACAAGTGCTTTTCCTCGACAGAGCGCATCTACACGACAGTGGGCACACATCCCACACGGTGTGAGGAATTCGTATCGGACCCAGAGGGCTACTACGACCAGTTGCGATCCAGTATCAAGGCAAATCGCACCAAGGTGCTGGCCGTTGGGGAATGTGGTCTGGACTACGATCGCTTGCAGTTCTGCGGTCAGGAAACCCAGCGTCTGTACTTCGAGAAGCAGCTAGACCTAGCGGCCGAGTTTAAACTGCCTCTCTTTCTGCACATGAGAAATGCTGCTGAGGATTTCATGAGCATCTTGGAAAGAAATCGCGATAAGATCGAGGAGTGCGGCGGCGGAGTGGTGCACAGCTTTACAGGAACTTTGGAGGAGGCCCAGCGCATCCTAGCCTTCGGTGGTCTTTACATAGGCCTCAATGGGTGCTCCCTGAAGACGGAAGAAAACGCAGAAGTGGTGCGCAAGCTGCCCAACAACAGGATAATGCTAGAAACCGACTGCCCGTGGTGTGGCATACGACCCTCGCATGCAGGACACAAGCACGTGACCACCAAGTTTCCCACCGTCAAGAAGAAAGAGAAATGGACAGCCGAAACCCTAATAGACGGACGCTGTGAGCCTTGTCAAATCAGGTGAATATGGATAATACCTTTCCCCCAAATGTGCAGATAATATTAAAACTTTGTCTTCCGTTTTAGCCAAGTTTTGGAGTCCATTGCTGGAATCAAACAGGAGCCCAAAGAAAAGCTGGCTGCGTTATACTACCAAAACACATTGGACTTGTTCTTCGGCACAGCAGAGAGTAAAGAATAAAACAACATGCATTTACATTCAATGcgtttacatttattttattattgtttctcGCGTctaaatgcaaatgaattCAAAAATACGCATTACAACTTTGATTTGTTAGGTTACATCGGTTTGGTTTCTTCGATCTGCAGTTAACACAGATCCACTTTTGGATTTAGGATTAACAATTAGATGTGTAAATAATTGTTGCATATGGCTAAGTTTATTAACGTTCGTGATTTCGCACTGCTATGTGGTGAATATAAAATGGATcgcccaaaaaaataaatgtatttcttTCGACTCGAACTTGTATATTCTCTCTGGAGTCTATTCTAAACTCTAATAGAGTGTCATAGCTTAATTATTGCCACGTTTTTGGTTACGAGTTTGCCAATATTCATCGATTATTGGTGAAGCCTTGAAAAGCctatatacaaaatattttgtaaatatttaaaaagtcTATCAACTATAAGTAGTACGCTTGTAGGTATTAAAAGGTTCGAATTCGGGGGATAGGAAATATGTTTACCTTATGGGCATGCTACAATCAGATCTCCGTTGAAGTTAAAGTGTAAAACAACCAAGATCTGAAgctaaaaaattgcattttgttaTACGTTTGATGAACTGATATGAATACAAATGATATTGATAGTATTTAACATTAAGACGGGATTCACTCGGGATGCATTTAAAATGGCAATAAAAGATTCAGTCCAATGGaaatgatatgatatgaaCATGTTCATATAGCACTTCAAGATGGTGCGAAATATTCTGGGGAAGACTGATCTCCAACGTTCCCCTTTCCGCTTGGCAGTAGATAGTTATAGTTCTTAAAAGCAGATCCAATTGCGTTACTTCTTTTTCTTTGTAGATTCTTGTAAAGTTACAGTGGGATACCGAGTATTTTGTTAACGCGTTAACTCTATTTATTCAATACAATGTTTTATGGGTTATATTTGAAATTACGCTCAGACATGGCCCAATTGACTTGCAGTTGACagtttacaaaaaaaaaaaatattacaaaagtAAAAAATACTCAAAACATGTACGATAAATTCCATTTATTAGGCGTCAGATTAGTTTCGAGTGTTTGTTAAACTCATAttcgtatgtatgtacataaataagcaagggaaattataaatacaggaaatacataaacataaaatatCTTCAAACAGAAGTTCTCTAAAGATAAATTCGAGTTGCagatataaataaacatacgAGTGCTAACTGTCTTCCATATTGTATTCACTTAACAGCGAAAGCCTTTCGACACATTTTTGGGATACAGGAAATCAAGAAAGGTATTGATTAGTTCGAGTTAAGCTTAATGCTCCTGTTAAATATCGTATATCGAATATATTGTGTATCGTAATCATATGTATTTAAGTTGTATGCTGTGTTTCGAGTTTTCAGTTTCAAACCAAACTCTGCAGAGCCCTGCAATCGAGCAGGCGTCGGGCCTCATGATTATTCATAGATTAATTATAATGGTAATAAATATGCTGCTTCGCTTAGCCTATAGGTTAATTCAATGTATCTTGGGAGCGCTGCGATCGTTGATCTTCTGGTTACGCTTTAAGGTGGCTCCGCGCTTGATTTGATCCATCAGCGATTCGTGACAGATGCGAGGGTCCGGCTGAAAGAGTCCAGAAAGAGCGGATTAGAGGGGCACTTGGCTGGCAAAACCTTAGGTTATCTATCGTTAGATCGGAGAGCAGTTAGTTGGCAGAACGTGGCACTGAGTGGATTAGCTGCCAGCTGGCTTAGTAGGCTTCAAACGAACGAGAACGACTAGGAACGAACAAAATACCTTAGCACTTAGCACTGATCTTCGCAAGTGTCATTGGTGGTTGTGCTGTTGTTGGGATAGGTGGGTGGTCTACGGTATTGCGCACTGGGTCGCGATAGTTTTTGCGGATTTTGATACATCTAATAGCCATGGTGCCATGGACAGAGCATAGAGAGTGTTGGCAATCGGGTGAGTTGCTGTCGAAGTGCACTACTTACCAGGGCCTTGCTGTTGATGAGATTTCGCACGGCAAATGCTCGTCCAGACATTCCCTGCTTCGCCAGCTTCGCGTTGAGATTCTCGAGGAATTCGGCCTTGGTTTTGGCCCGAATACTGCCAGTCTTTTCGATATTTGTGCTTGTGGCATAGTCTATGGATATGCGTTGTCGATACGGGTACCAATTCGGGTGCATAAAAGAAAATGGTAAGCAAACATGATCGATCAATGGTGGTGTGGATGTTGGCTGGCGCAGAAGTGGTTAATATGGTGGTCAAtccaaatggaaatgcaaaataaaagtCAACAATTGTTGGTAAGAGTTCGACTCGATGATGATTGATGATTGGAAAGATTGGAATGAAAGTTCACTGCGGATCGAGCTACGGCGGAAACTGAAATCCCATGTTGACCCGATAGTTTCCAGACGCACTTGACACAATCTCAATCAGGTTAATTGGCAACAATTTCCAAACGAAAACTCAAACTCAAacgaaacaaaagcaaaagaacATATGCAGCATGCGCCAAAGGAAAACTTAGAGCTAACATCAAATCAAAATTGTATGGCCTCAATCGAGCGAAATAGAAAATCAGCAAAACAATAATATACAACAATCAGCGCGCTCATTCCTTGCAATAAAATCATACGTAATGAAATCAAACCAActcaaatcgaatcgaatggaatCAATTCAAATCCAGCTCGCGCTCTTACTTGGATGATGTGCCTGggaatgggcatgggcatTGTGGTTATAGTAGGCAGCGCCGCCGTTGCTATTGCTCCCGGCATCGCGATAgtagtgctgctgctgagcctgctgctgctggtgatggTGGCCGCCACGCGAGGTTGTGGCATAAATGCTGGCCAAGGACCCAGTAACGGGCGAGCCGCACGTGGGCGAGGCCGAGGGCGAGTGAAACTTGACGGCCGTTGTCTGTATGAATGGATTCGTGGAGACGAATATCTTTTGCTGCACACTTGAGTGGCGTGAAGGAATGGGCGGCTGGCGTTGCtggtgttgttggtgttgctggtgctgctgttgttgctgatgctgatgctgctgctgcagctgatgttgctggtgttgctgctgctccgccaagtgctgctgctgtgcagCTCTAAGCTTCTGCTGGGGCAGCGGCAACTGCGGACGCTGACCTAAGTGTCCAGTGCCGTTGCCAATGCCCATGCCTGCCGGCTGTtgatactgctgctgctgcaaccgctgctgctgctgctgcatcatATTCTTGGGCAGCGTGGCCGTGGACGAGGCTGCTGCATAGGCGCTCGAGTGAGACGCGTTCTGGCCAGTGGGCGGACGGGCCATCTTCTTTGGCATCGTGGCCGATGCACCGGCGGCGTAAATGGGCGGCGGTGGGGGATCCTCCAGAGGAGGCGGACAGGTgtagtgctgctgctgcggcggctgGTGGTGCTGATGGGAATGAGTCTGTCTCATGTTCGGCGATTGCGCAGCTGCTGGATTTTTGGTAAACGAACTTGAATAGATGGCCATGTCTTTGCTGTTAGCAACTGCTGCATTCGGCGGCTGAGGTGGCTGATAATGCGAATTGGCCGAGCCAGGAGCCGCTGCCGTTGTCGGtggggatgcggatgcggatgaaGAGTTCGAGAATGAGCTGACTTTGGAGAGCAACGATGATGTGGATGAAGACAGGGGAAAGTGCGGTAATGCATTGAAAGAGGTGGTCGGTGTTAGAATGGACGGTTTAGTGCTGCTGTTGGCCGCATGAGCCGATGACATTGCTGATGATGAGGTGCCGAAACTAGCGTAAATTCtatgctgttgctggtgctgcagCTGGATTTGTTCAGATTTACCGTCatagtgttgctgctgttgcggctgCGACATGGACAGGCCACTCCGCATGTAGATCGACTCTCCTCCGGGCGCCTGCTGGTTGCCGTAGATCCCCTCgacgtgctgctgctgctgtttgccGCTGAGTCGTGCATTGAGCTGTGCAATTAGGTTCGGATTCGCCTTTGGCTGTGTCGGTGGCAGTGGGTGAGCATGTCCGTTGGGACTGGGGCTGCTGGTGCGGAAGCTGGACATGCTGTTGAGCAGTTTGGGCTGGGCGTATATGCCGCCGCCACCTCCTCCGCCCGCGGCTGGTGATGAGGTGCGGAACGTCTGGTCGTGAATGTGTGTCAGTGATGGTGTGGTTGTGGCATGAGAGAAACGAGAGGAAGACGGGCACAAATTAAAAGTTAGCCAAAGCACGACCAAAGCTAAGCACTAGAGTAATCTATGACTATGGCATTACAACTAAGCTGGAAGGAGGGCAGTCGTGTTAGGCCAGAGAGGCGCTCCCAAAGACGGTTGTTAGTCTTGGTTAGTAGCCCGCGAGATATCCGCTGGTCACTTACGGCATCGACTTGGTAGACAGGCGGTGGCTGTGGctgatgcagatgcagatgctgatgttgctgctggtgggtAAAGCGTTGCTGGTTGGCCATCTGCTGACCGCCGGGCTGTTGGCCGCTGGCCAAGGCCTGGGCATAGGCGTGCAGATCCAAGTAAGAGTCGTAGTATACGGTCAGGTCCTCATTGAGGGGGGAGTTGTGCGCAGACTACGTGGGGGATTGGGGTTTCGGTTTGTGTGTGGTAGTGGTGAAGCAAACGTAAgttgaaataaaatgaaatcatAAGTTATAGAAGAAGATGACTAAATTTGAAGGTGGCTCTAGACTCGTGCACTAGTTAGACCCAATGAATTTAACCTAACTCTCACGGCTAACTATAGTATACTGGCTTTTTTTGGGGAGTAAATGTCGAGTCTCCCAATTCGTATTTCTATGCCCAATGAGCTCAAAGTATAGCtacatttatacaatttggcaCGTAATATTTTATCACCTCCAAGATATTGAACAGAAGAAAATGACAAATAGTGCTGGCACTAGAAAATGTATGGAACAAGGCTTTAAAGGCATTAAAAATCTATTGTTTTAACTTGGGCAAAGCAACTAGAATCCCACAGTTTACGATTAGTGATAAGCAAATGGATACTGTGAAACTCAAGACTTCTATAGATCATTGTAGCTTTCAAGTTTTTAGCCAGATATATGAATTTTCTAAGTAAAGCCAAAAACATATGCAATCTGACTGCTAAAATTGTTAGTCAGAAGCATAAACTACACATTGGTAGTAACCAATTGGGTTGCAAACTCAAATAGCCAGGTGAGAGTAGGAATTCAAACATTTTGGTACAGATGGGAACGGGAGGCGAACCGAGCACACACCTGCAATAggggttgctgctgctgcacctgttgctgctgaagctgctgctgctgctgttgctgctgcatgcGTCTGAGGGACACAGGTGATGCTGGCTGGTGCCGCATGGCTGCCAGGGCTCTTACCGTCTCCGATACCTTCAGCGCTGAGCTGGGAATCTGGGGCACGGCGTCCAGCATGAatggcggtggcggcggtaAGTGCTCGCTGGAGCTGCTTAGTTGGAGATTCTGCTGCGACAGAGTCGcgtgctgttgttgctgctgcagctgcgtTGCGTAATTAAATCATAAGTTAAAGAATAAAAGCATAGAGGAAACCAAAGAGTGTGTGACCCAGAGTGTGAGCCCAGGCTTAGCGACTAGCTTAGATTAAGTGGCTAACTTAATTGGGTGTAGGTAGTTGAAGGTTTAACTCACCCCGACCGAGGCATTGGGACTGGGGGTCACCGACGAACTGCGTCTGACTGGCGGCGGTGGCTTGGCCTGATTGATGGACGAGCGACGCCCGATGCGCGTGGAGCCACCGCCGGCTGCTCCTCCTGGGAAAAGTAAAAATCATAGTTAGTGGGGCGTCTAAGTCATTTGTTTCTGCTGTTATTCACAGTTATGTACAGTTATCAGTTTATACACTTGGCACACAAAACACAGGACACCATCTAATACCAGTAGTTAGCGATAGACGCAGAGTTAGGATCTGCTGATCGAGAAAGTTATGAACGTTCTGGGTCTGCTGTGAATCATAATGATGACCCTGAAGCGAGTGAAAAAGCATTAGTGGCAGAGATGGCCCTTTCGATACCACTTCATGACGAAAAGACATTTCCCCTAATTCAAGCGATTTCGCAAAGTgcaattttataaaaaaaatttttagttACAATCGATCGAATCTGATTAGTGATTTGGCATTTTAGCAGTTAGTGGCAGTATCATGCGGTTTTTGAGTTGTCTATGGATGATCTGAACTTGATGAACGTGTGACTTGATGGTATGAGCGTAGTGCTTAGCGAGAGAAACCAACTCCAATTTCAAAAAGGTTACCACATCGAActtatagcaaaaataaggAACCCAAAGCCACGTAAAGTTACTTCGGCAAGCACAAAATGATAACAAAGTAGGAACGTTTTCAAAATAAGGaatcaaaaaccaaaaccataaacccaaacaaatcaaaatcaaattgaaacgAAACGAACCCGACAAAGAAGCCGGCCGGGGCGTAATGCACGGCTTCAGATGGGCATTGGCATTGGAAATGCTATTGACGTGGTGGGGATTGGCTGGGGCATTGGAGCACACATATGGATGGGCGGGTGGTCGGTCACTGGCGGGCAACATCGATGGCCGGGCATTTGATGGTGATGAAGTGGTGGCTGGTAATGGTAATGACGATAGCGATGACGATGATAATGGCAAATGGCCGCGAGGTGATGACGGTGACAATGCCATTGTAGGCGTCTTGCACTGCGTGTGATTGGATGTGGCTGTCTGATTTTGGTTTGGCATTCTATGATTTGGATTCGGGTACGGGTCTGTGGATGCTGTTGCGGTTGCAAATGCAGATGCTGATTCTGATGCAGATGCAGTAATATTGGCGGCTTGTTGATTAGTGACATTACAGTTTCTGGTTTGGGGCGACTGTGGTGAGTGTTGCTGTTCTTGTGgtgcttgctgctgctgctgcgtttcttgctgctgttgctgctgctgctgctgcaactgctgttTAACCTTCTGCTTTTGCCTGCGTATTTTAGCATCTAGATCGGCCTTAAAGTCCGACTTTCTCGGCACGACAGGCCTATCGCCCGCAGTGGGAACCGGGCCGTTAAAAATACTCAAGCTGGTGGGCTTGGGGGGCAGCTGGCGCCTTGCAAGTTCTACTGGTGGGCTACTGCCGTCAATATCCTGCTGTTGTGTCTGTGGAAAATGCTGGTCCTGTGGCCTGCTCTGTACCGCCTGCTCACTGGGTGTTTTACCTCTTTGCGGACTGCCGCGTCCGAGgagctgcaactgctgctcaCTGGTGGCGCGAAACGAGGAGAGTCGCTGCTTGGCGGGCGCCACAGTTGCTGTTGGCGGTGGCTGGCCACCGGCAGAGTCCGGCGAGGAGTCCGGCGAACCGGCCAAATTGGCGGGCAACTGCTGCAGCTCGCGCATCTCGTGCAGCTGCAGCGCGTGTGGCTGCGGATCCTTGGTCCGCAGCACTACAATCTCGGAG carries:
- the LOC6607911 gene encoding AF4/FMR2 family member 4 isoform X9, which encodes MDLSLERDSSALGSLFQQIINDMKNTSPLWEDFVAKAGKLHTCLRAAIQAIAAYLDAFQKIADAATNSRGASKEIGTALTRVCLRHKAVETRLKTFTSAIMDCLVQPLQERIEDWKRTVATIDKDHAKEYKRCRSELKKRSSDTLRLQKKARKGQTDGLQSLMDSHMQDVTLRRAELEEVEKKSLRAAMVEERLRYCSFVHMLQPVVHEECEVMSELGHLQEAMQSIALVTKEPSVLPQASEELIHDAKASINLYPESPGGGSGSQGGGCSNSLGSRKSSVCSISSMNSSGSSNSPGHHHYPRSLSQFVTPAIRLKPGESSDSGFCSSPALTTQTSNATNQTANVSTWPPHSQDGVDTLPPTADRPHTISTAYEKGHQRPPLTVYTFQNPETIHESGSCLNNGTAAPNGQPLSGQATPATQKSPAASLSRPPLPVKPAHVRCSSLERPLSAQSNHRQGSGNNLLQRQCPSPIPAHITKGTPSGSSLGPGSGLGFVYQVSSPTPPSSEVLKITEQAAAGQDQGPANSVADETDERSRASVLQKASMFEKAAAAAAVSPPAPIQIASGSPASGGGTRRSEAEQQEMDKSFEDSIQALNNLIGELDSFQREIDEGKVKPPSNIISGSTNSNNNNNTTTSSISSSDNNNLPATSNIEPCAISNQTNSSGCGTDISDTTSDELAGEDMDVRRRDRDRDLLGASDSELSRCYVSETSSLTGGLTAGGYENPTFAHFAANANREDAVSLASDSVCLGQPRHAYVDTCSDSGSAVVVIYDHQIPNTPDIEFVKQNSEIVVLRTKDPQPHALQLHEMRELQQLPANLAGSPDSSPDSAGGQPPPTATVAPAKQRLSSFRATSEQQLQLLGRGSPQRGKTPSEQAVQSRPQDQHFPQTQQQDIDGSSPPVELARRQLPPKPTSLSIFNGPVPTAGDRPVVPRKSDFKADLDAKIRRQKQKVKQQLQQQQQQQQQETQQQQQAPQEQQHSPQSPQTRNCNVTNQQAANITASASESASAFATATASTDPYPNPNHRMPNQNQTATSNHTQCKTPTMALSPSSPRGHLPLSSSSLSSLPLPATTSSPSNARPSMLPASDRPPAHPYVCSNAPANPHHVNSISNANAHLKPCITPRPASLSGGAAGGGSTRIGRRSSINQAKPPPPVRRSSSVTPSPNASVGLQQQQQHATLSQQNLQLSSSSEHLPPPPPFMLDAVPQIPSSALKVSETVRALAAMRHQPASPVSLRRMQQQQQQQQLQQQQVQQQQPLLQSAHNSPLNEDLTVYYDSYLDLHAYAQALASGQQPGGQQMANQQRFTHQQQHQHLHLHQPQPPPVYQVDATFRTSSPAAGGGGGGGIYAQPKLLNSMSSFRTSSPSPNGHAHPLPPTQPKANPNLIAQLNARLSGKQQQQHVEGIYGNQQAPGGESIYMRSGLSMSQPQQQQHYDAAAQSPNMRQTHSHQHHQPPQQQHYTCPPPLEDPPPPPIYAAGASATMPKKMARPPTGQNASHSSAYAAASSTATLPKNMMQQQQQRLQQQQYQQPAGMGIGNGTGHLGQRPQLPLPQQKLRAAQQQHLAEQQQHQQHQLQQQHQHQQQQQHQQHQQHQQRQPPIPSRHSSVQQKIFVSTNPFIQTTAVKFHSPSASPTCGSPVTGSLASIYATTSRGGHHHQQQQAQQQHYYRDAGSNSNGGAAYYNHNAHAHSQAHHPNYATSTNIEKTGSIRAKTKAEFLENLNAKLAKQGMSGRAFAVRNLINSKALMYQNPQKLSRPSAQYRRPPTYPNNSTTTNDTCEDQC